The window ACCAATAACGTTTCACACTATGATCAAGTACTCTATAATACGACAGAACATCAAGATTCAAGAATATTAACTGAATAGTATATGCAGCCAAGAAAGCTGGTACGTGTAAGATCTACATTATGATACATATGCAAGCATCcgattcttcatcttctgaatcacTCACGTCACTGCAGCCCCAACATGTGTAATCAAATGAATATAAGATTAGCATCAAAAGACAAAGTTAATGTTTAATCCAAGTTCAGATAAAACACAAGTCATCAGGTTTAAGAGAGTAAGCAACTGAAAACCAGCTACAAACGATCATTAAGCATGGACATAACGTATAAGATCCACCATGAATAGATTAACTAGAGCTACACTGGTATTAATATACGAGCCTAAACATTTTGAACCAGTAAACCAGGACCAGAGTGATAAGAAATAAGACGACCAAGAAATGTTTTCATTTTATCTTCATTAAGGTTGAAACTCTACTTTTGTCAAAGACACTCACATGATTAGTACAGCCACATAGGCCCCCTTATTAGCTTAAAAACATCATCTATACTCATCCAGAGAGCCTAATATGACTTGGTGCAATGAGTTTCGATCCAAGTGGATTTTGCACCCTGCAAGCCACTCAAAGAGTGTTTGGAACTATCGATATGCCTTTTCTAAGTGATTATCGCAACCATTAAATTAACAGTCGGGAGACTTTGAATGTTGACAAATGGAGCTAAAGTGGACAGATGCAATAAGTTTTGACCACAAGTAGATCTTGCACCCTCGCAAACAACTAACTACACTAAAGACTTTTTACGATGTGCTTTTATTACAACTTAATCactttaaaatcaaataaacagatgacaaaaataaatgatactTCGATGAGTTCACATTAATCTCAATAATTAACTTGTAATGGCAATTCCTTAGTTGTTTCCCCAAAAATCTgattataataacaaaaattaatcaGGAATATACTATGCACATGTGAAGAACCATACAATTAGAATGAATAAGATACAATGcacctaaaaaataaaaatagacaCATCATCAAGAATAAGCATGTCCTTAGAAGATCCAAATCTAAAATCTAACTAAGTTCAATAAAATCTCAGATAGTACTATCTAGGCACTtagtatatatcatcaaatctATATTGTATCTTCTTGTTATACTAGAAATGAATGAAACCATAAACATAAACCAGCTAGAACACTAtagaaaatattgaaaaatgtaaaaaacaACAATTTTTATGGATGTACCTTGGCTGATATTCCAAAACTTCAGTAAGTTTAGATCCATTTCTATCATTCCACTGCACTTTCCTCTGTTTCTTTCCTGATT is drawn from Erigeron canadensis isolate Cc75 chromosome 9, C_canadensis_v1, whole genome shotgun sequence and contains these coding sequences:
- the LOC122582966 gene encoding uncharacterized protein LOC122582966, coding for MDDSGVESKLMVNGNQEKVVEDEVDESKKLLLPKKGGLSKKKSGKKQRKVQWNDRNGSKLTEVLEYQPSDVSDSEDEESDACICIIM